In Vibrio sp. 10N, the following proteins share a genomic window:
- the yggU gene encoding DUF167 family protein YggU, with protein sequence MSAVTQVGDDLVLRIYVQPKASRDKLVGEHGDEFKVAITAPPVDGKANAHLSKYLAKQFKVAKSQVLIEKGELGRHKQLRIVSPIQIPKEFQALL encoded by the coding sequence ATGTCAGCTGTTACTCAGGTGGGCGATGACCTAGTTCTGCGTATTTACGTACAACCTAAGGCAAGTCGCGATAAATTGGTGGGAGAGCACGGTGACGAATTTAAAGTTGCAATAACCGCGCCTCCCGTTGATGGCAAAGCCAATGCTCACCTTAGTAAATACTTGGCCAAACAGTTTAAAGTTGCGAAAAGCCAAGTGCTGATAGAGAAAGGTGAGCTCGGTCGTCATAAACAGCTTAGGATCGTGTCACCGATACAAATACCTAAGGAATTCCAAGCCCTCTTATGA
- a CDS encoding type IV pilus twitching motility protein PilT, with translation MDITELLDFSVKHNASDLHLSAGVSPMVRIDGEVRKLGIPALEHSDVHKLIFDIMNDKQRNEYQEHLEIDFSFELPNIGRFRANAFNQSRGCSAVFRTIPTDIPTLESIGAPSKFADLANLENGLVLVTGPTGSGKSTTLAAMVNHINEHQNKHILTIEDPIEFIHSNKKCLVNQREVHRDTHSFKSALRSALREDPDIILVGELRDQETISLALTAAETGHLVFATMHTNSAAKSVDRIVDVFSGQDKDMVRSMLSESLRAVIAQTLLKRLGGGRIACHEIMVGTPAIRNLIREDKVAQMFSVIQTGAANGMQTMEQHARQLLSQGLIDIEEVSKKVVQNDTLFQ, from the coding sequence ATGGATATCACCGAGTTACTAGACTTCAGTGTAAAACATAATGCGTCAGATCTACACCTTTCTGCTGGGGTTTCACCTATGGTACGCATTGATGGTGAAGTAAGGAAACTGGGCATCCCCGCATTGGAACATTCAGATGTACACAAGCTCATCTTTGACATCATGAATGACAAGCAGCGCAACGAATACCAAGAGCACTTAGAAATCGACTTTTCCTTTGAGTTGCCTAACATTGGCCGCTTTCGTGCCAACGCGTTTAATCAGTCTCGCGGCTGTTCAGCCGTATTTCGAACCATCCCAACGGATATTCCAACCCTTGAGAGCATTGGGGCTCCGAGCAAATTTGCAGATCTTGCCAACCTAGAAAATGGACTCGTGTTAGTCACGGGTCCCACTGGCTCAGGAAAATCCACCACGCTTGCCGCTATGGTCAATCATATTAATGAGCATCAAAACAAACACATCTTAACCATCGAAGATCCCATCGAATTTATTCACAGCAATAAGAAGTGCCTCGTTAATCAGCGCGAAGTCCACAGAGATACCCATAGCTTTAAATCTGCACTCAGGTCCGCACTTAGGGAAGATCCCGATATCATCCTAGTCGGAGAGCTTCGTGACCAAGAGACAATTAGCCTTGCGTTAACGGCGGCTGAAACCGGTCACTTGGTTTTTGCGACCATGCACACCAACTCGGCTGCTAAATCAGTCGACAGGATTGTTGATGTATTTTCTGGGCAAGATAAAGACATGGTTCGTTCCATGCTCTCAGAATCACTACGCGCCGTCATTGCACAAACGCTGCTTAAACGCTTAGGCGGTGGGCGTATTGCTTGTCATGAGATCATGGTCGGCACCCCTGCTATTCGCAACTTAATTAGAGAAGATAAGGTGGCTCAAATGTTTTCGGTTATCCAAACCGGAGCGGCAAATGGGATGCAAACTATGGAGCAACATGCCAGGCAACTTCTTTCGCAAGGCTTAATCGATATCGAAGAAGTCAGCAAGAAAGTCGTTCAAAATGACACCTTATTTCAGTGA
- a CDS encoding YggS family pyridoxal phosphate-dependent enzyme: MTSIQNNIQLINSQIAATEQKCGRVQGEVQLLAVSKTKPVEAILEACNAGHRMFGENYVQEGVTKVTLFKEQHPELDIEWHFIGPIQSNKTRPVAEHFDWVHTINRDKIAQRLNDQRPADMPPLQVLIQINTSGEASKSGVDDTQVFELAQLISELPNLTLRGVMSIPENVSDYQSQLVAFKALAEVKNSLAKQYPQVDTLSMGMSGDMEAAIEAGSTIVRIGTAIFGARDYSNKA, from the coding sequence ATGACTAGCATTCAGAACAATATACAACTTATTAACTCGCAAATTGCGGCAACAGAGCAAAAGTGCGGGAGAGTGCAAGGTGAGGTGCAACTGCTCGCGGTGAGTAAAACCAAGCCTGTGGAAGCGATTCTAGAAGCCTGTAACGCAGGGCATCGTATGTTTGGTGAAAACTACGTGCAAGAAGGTGTTACCAAGGTAACGCTGTTCAAAGAGCAGCACCCTGAGCTGGATATTGAGTGGCACTTTATTGGCCCAATTCAGTCCAACAAAACGCGACCAGTAGCAGAGCATTTTGATTGGGTGCATACCATCAATAGAGATAAGATTGCTCAGCGTCTCAATGACCAAAGACCGGCGGACATGCCGCCGCTTCAGGTGCTAATTCAAATTAATACTAGTGGCGAAGCGAGTAAGTCTGGAGTTGATGATACGCAAGTGTTTGAGCTTGCCCAGTTGATATCCGAGCTTCCTAACCTCACGTTAAGAGGAGTGATGTCCATTCCCGAGAACGTCAGTGACTATCAATCTCAACTGGTGGCATTCAAAGCCCTTGCCGAGGTAAAAAATTCGCTCGCTAAGCAATACCCGCAAGTCGATACGCTATCGATGGGGATGAGCGGAGATATGGAGGCTGCGATTGAAGCGGGCAGCACCATAGTACGTATCGGTACCGCAATCTTCGGCGCAAGGGATTACAGTAACAAAGCTTAG
- a CDS encoding YggT family protein: MNSMSFLVSTLFDLYIMVVILRIWLQAARADFYNPFSQFIVKATQPVVAPLRRIIPSIGSIDMATLLFAYVLSVGKFVALVMVSSGGGISLDAGFFIWGALSLLKAAGGLLFWVLLIRAILSWVSQGRSPIEYVFHQLTEPMLAPIRRIIPAMGGFDLSVLVLFIVLQFANMLIGDIIGPIWFRL; this comes from the coding sequence ATGAATTCAATGAGTTTTTTGGTTTCGACCTTGTTTGATCTTTACATCATGGTCGTTATTTTGCGTATCTGGCTTCAAGCTGCGCGAGCGGACTTCTACAACCCGTTCTCCCAGTTTATCGTCAAAGCGACTCAACCTGTTGTTGCACCGCTGCGCCGTATTATTCCATCGATTGGTAGTATCGATATGGCGACCTTGTTATTTGCCTATGTGCTAAGCGTCGGTAAATTCGTTGCGTTAGTGATGGTGTCTTCTGGTGGTGGTATCAGTTTAGACGCTGGTTTCTTTATTTGGGGCGCGTTGTCGTTACTTAAGGCCGCTGGTGGGCTACTGTTTTGGGTACTGCTTATCCGAGCTATTCTTAGCTGGGTCAGCCAAGGTCGCAGCCCGATTGAATACGTGTTCCATCAACTCACAGAGCCAATGCTAGCACCAATTCGCCGCATCATTCCTGCTATGGGCGGTTTTGATCTTAGCGTGTTAGTTTTGTTTATCGTGTTGCAATTTGCCAACATGTTGATAGGCGATATTATCGGCCCAATTTGGTTCCGATTGTAA
- a CDS encoding XTP/dITP diphosphatase encodes MNKKIVLATGNQGKVKEMADLLSDFGFEVHAQSEFNVSEVAETGTTFIENAIIKARHAAKETGFAAIADDSGLEIDYLKGAPGIYSARYYGEGATDKLNLEKVLSEMQGVPEEQRTARFHCVLVLMRHENDPTPLVCHGKWEGRILTEASGENGFGYDPIFFVPEEGCASAELEPVRKKQLSHRGKALKALFATIKAQGL; translated from the coding sequence ATGAACAAAAAAATCGTCCTAGCAACAGGTAACCAAGGGAAAGTTAAAGAGATGGCAGACTTGCTGTCTGATTTTGGCTTTGAGGTTCACGCTCAAAGTGAGTTTAATGTGTCTGAGGTAGCCGAAACCGGTACGACGTTCATTGAAAATGCCATCATCAAAGCAAGGCATGCGGCAAAAGAAACGGGTTTTGCTGCGATTGCTGATGACTCTGGTCTAGAAATTGATTACCTAAAAGGTGCTCCGGGTATCTACTCTGCGCGATACTACGGTGAAGGGGCGACAGATAAACTCAATCTAGAAAAAGTACTCAGTGAAATGCAAGGTGTGCCAGAAGAGCAAAGAACGGCGCGTTTTCATTGCGTTCTAGTATTGATGCGCCATGAGAATGACCCGACACCATTGGTTTGTCACGGTAAATGGGAAGGCCGTATTTTGACTGAAGCTTCGGGAGAGAATGGCTTTGGCTACGATCCTATCTTCTTTGTTCCTGAAGAGGGGTGTGCATCGGCAGAGCTTGAACCAGTGCGTAAGAAGCAGCTTTCTCACCGTGGAAAAGCGTTGAAGGCGCTTTTCGCGACGATCAAGGCTCAAGGTCTATAA
- a CDS encoding DUF4426 domain-containing protein, producing MKKSLLFIFAILMSSVAAAGQFKTIKDAEVHYVVFNSTFVTPKVARSYGLKRNEHIATVNVSVLDRASAGKPAMEVSIKGVAKNLIGQTKTLEFKQIKEGDAIYYLAQFPIVNEEMYKFTIDIDAGNKGRGPVSFSQKLYVEP from the coding sequence ATGAAAAAGTCGTTGTTATTCATCTTTGCCATACTCATGAGCAGCGTCGCTGCTGCTGGTCAGTTCAAAACGATCAAAGATGCGGAAGTACATTACGTGGTGTTTAACTCTACGTTTGTCACGCCAAAGGTTGCTCGCAGTTACGGGTTAAAGCGTAATGAGCACATCGCTACCGTCAATGTAAGCGTGCTCGATCGAGCGAGTGCCGGCAAACCTGCGATGGAAGTCAGCATTAAAGGTGTCGCTAAGAACCTTATTGGTCAAACGAAAACCCTAGAGTTTAAGCAAATTAAAGAGGGAGATGCGATATACTACCTCGCTCAATTTCCGATCGTGAATGAAGAAATGTATAAATTCACGATTGATATCGATGCGGGAAACAAAGGCCGAGGGCCTGTTTCCTTTAGTCAAAAGCTTTATGTAGAACCTTAA
- the hemW gene encoding radical SAM family heme chaperone HemW, which translates to MSTLSAITPPPLSLYIHIPWCVQKCPYCDFNSHAQKGEIPQQAYITALLEDLDADITRYQLADDERPLHSIFIGGGTPSLIAPELIKELLDGVRQRIPFRDDIEITMEANPGTIEASRFKRYQTGGVTRISIGVQSFQQQKLERLGRIHGESEAINAAKLAHTIGLNSFNLDLMHGLPDQSVADALSDLQQAIDLAPPHLSWYQLTIEPNTLFYSKPPTLPDDDDLWDIYEQGHKMLEEAGYQQYEVSGYSKPGYQCQHNLNYWRFGDYLGIGCGAHGKLSFSDGRIVRTTKVKHPRGYLNMLKPYLDTETEVDAQDRPFEFFINRLRLLEACPKTEFTERTGLSLSAIEAPMTHCIDNGYIDDLGDDWIVTEKGKLFLNDVLEQFELD; encoded by the coding sequence ATGTCCACTCTATCTGCCATTACACCGCCACCACTGAGCCTGTACATTCATATCCCATGGTGTGTGCAAAAATGCCCGTACTGTGACTTTAACTCTCATGCACAGAAAGGAGAGATACCACAGCAGGCATATATTACGGCACTTCTTGAGGATCTCGATGCTGATATCACTCGTTATCAACTTGCTGATGATGAGCGTCCGCTGCACTCGATCTTCATTGGTGGTGGTACGCCAAGCCTGATCGCCCCAGAGCTTATTAAGGAGCTGTTGGATGGAGTAAGACAGCGTATCCCATTTCGTGATGACATCGAAATCACCATGGAAGCCAATCCAGGGACGATTGAGGCCTCGAGGTTCAAACGCTATCAAACTGGCGGCGTGACTCGCATCTCTATTGGCGTTCAAAGCTTCCAGCAGCAAAAGCTTGAGCGCTTAGGTCGTATTCATGGTGAGAGTGAAGCGATCAATGCGGCCAAGCTGGCTCATACCATAGGTTTAAACAGCTTTAACCTAGATTTGATGCACGGACTGCCAGATCAATCGGTAGCCGATGCGCTTAGCGACTTGCAGCAAGCCATTGACCTTGCTCCGCCGCATCTCTCTTGGTATCAGCTAACCATTGAACCGAACACCTTGTTCTATTCGAAACCGCCGACTTTGCCTGATGATGACGATCTTTGGGATATCTATGAGCAAGGCCATAAGATGCTCGAAGAAGCAGGCTATCAGCAATATGAAGTCTCCGGCTACAGTAAGCCAGGTTATCAATGTCAGCATAATCTGAACTACTGGCGATTTGGTGACTACCTCGGAATTGGGTGCGGTGCACATGGCAAGTTGAGTTTTTCAGATGGTCGTATTGTGCGAACCACTAAGGTTAAGCACCCCAGAGGCTACCTCAATATGCTTAAACCTTACTTGGATACAGAGACCGAAGTCGACGCTCAAGATAGGCCGTTTGAGTTCTTCATTAATCGTCTACGCCTGTTGGAAGCTTGTCCTAAGACGGAGTTTACCGAGCGTACCGGATTGAGTTTGAGCGCTATTGAGGCTCCGATGACGCACTGCATCGATAATGGCTATATTGATGATTTAGGTGATGACTGGATAGTGACCGAGAAAGGTAAGCTGTTTCTAAACGATGTATTAGAGCAATTTGAATTGGACTGA
- a CDS encoding methyl-accepting chemotaxis protein yields the protein MKLKNQTYLLSLIILVAVVAVSMSGLWSLRVASDSDNKSRVTEIFTSTYSTIVELEKLSIEGVLSESEAKAIATRILRNNVYKDNEYVYVADEEMIFVAAPLDPQLHGTSFHDFKDSNGRSVGDIILSKLGNTTGSLIEYHWSQALPDGSVEDKLSIAERTPHWNWVVGTGIGFNEVNERFWSTAKWQLTFCLAIIVVIVGLLLTSLNRMTSILGGEPSDVLKAVKDVADGKLKTSFEHKAIDGSIYHSVQAMNLSLASLLSSIEKVTASITSQLSDADSRSSVIATLTSTQQQSTEMIATAMTEMASSASHVAQSATDAAQSTDEADKQSQQVSGLILATVSNIEGLATQLEGASAAVSDLDSDVNNIARVLDVIGDIAEQTNLLALNAAIEAARAGEQGRGFAVVADEVRNLAGRTQQSTKEIQEMIGNLQSGSQNAIQSILLCAETSQATVSESQTASQALQEVVLSLEAITEKSQQIATAAAEQTEVSDDISQRINMIEHSGSELRGVVDETKRATQTLNQLSEDLTSKVARFEVA from the coding sequence ATGAAGTTAAAAAATCAGACATATTTATTATCGCTAATTATTCTTGTTGCCGTTGTTGCTGTCTCTATGTCAGGCCTTTGGTCGCTTCGCGTCGCGAGCGATAGTGACAACAAATCTCGAGTAACGGAGATCTTTACTAGTACCTACTCAACGATTGTTGAGTTGGAAAAGCTATCTATCGAAGGGGTACTATCTGAGTCCGAAGCTAAAGCCATTGCAACCCGTATACTTAGGAACAATGTCTATAAAGACAATGAGTATGTGTATGTCGCAGATGAAGAGATGATCTTTGTTGCTGCACCGTTAGATCCTCAATTGCACGGCACGAGTTTCCATGACTTTAAAGATAGTAATGGTCGTAGTGTGGGCGATATCATTCTCAGCAAGCTAGGTAACACCACGGGGTCCCTGATTGAATATCATTGGTCACAAGCCCTCCCAGATGGTTCCGTCGAAGACAAACTTTCTATCGCTGAACGTACTCCACACTGGAATTGGGTTGTTGGTACCGGTATTGGCTTTAATGAAGTCAATGAGCGTTTTTGGTCAACGGCAAAATGGCAGCTCACCTTCTGCCTTGCCATTATAGTTGTCATTGTGGGCTTGCTGTTAACCTCTCTCAATAGAATGACGTCTATTCTTGGTGGAGAGCCTTCTGACGTGCTTAAGGCGGTTAAGGACGTAGCAGACGGTAAATTAAAGACAAGCTTTGAACACAAAGCGATTGATGGAAGTATTTACCACTCAGTCCAAGCAATGAACCTATCACTTGCATCATTGCTGTCTAGCATTGAAAAGGTGACTGCATCTATTACTTCTCAACTGTCAGATGCGGACTCTCGCTCTTCCGTGATTGCCACTCTGACGTCTACTCAGCAACAAAGTACTGAGATGATTGCAACGGCAATGACTGAAATGGCCTCTTCCGCCTCTCACGTCGCTCAATCGGCAACGGACGCTGCGCAAAGTACTGATGAAGCTGACAAGCAGAGCCAGCAAGTTAGCGGGCTTATTTTGGCAACCGTTTCGAATATTGAAGGGCTTGCGACTCAACTAGAAGGGGCAAGTGCGGCAGTATCCGATCTAGATAGTGATGTTAACAACATTGCTCGTGTCCTGGACGTAATCGGTGACATTGCTGAGCAAACCAATCTGCTTGCGTTGAATGCTGCAATTGAAGCTGCTCGAGCGGGAGAGCAGGGCAGAGGTTTTGCTGTTGTGGCCGATGAGGTTCGTAATCTAGCAGGTCGAACTCAACAGAGCACGAAAGAGATCCAAGAAATGATTGGCAACTTGCAGTCGGGGTCGCAGAATGCCATTCAAAGTATCTTATTGTGCGCAGAGACGAGCCAAGCAACAGTATCTGAGTCTCAAACTGCTTCGCAGGCATTGCAAGAGGTGGTACTCAGCCTTGAAGCTATCACGGAAAAAAGCCAACAGATCGCGACAGCGGCTGCCGAGCAAACGGAAGTCAGTGATGATATCTCTCAACGTATTAACATGATCGAGCATAGCGGCAGCGAATTGAGAGGTGTTGTAGACGAAACTAAGCGCGCTACGCAAACTCTAAATCAGCTTTCTGAAGACCTAACTTCTAAAGTGGCCCGCTTTGAAGTGGCTTAA
- a CDS encoding IS4 family transposase: MSIQNFFADFLEENPVDVAQLTTFSEHIPDEWVAKAASLSDKATIRRRRLPSDMVLWLIVGMAFFRNEPIAEVARRMNVCADGLADEELLAKSALTQARQRLGKAAPEWLFKQCGKTWGLERYPDDTWQGLQVFAVDGALFRTADTPELREHFGSGNTSSNRQTPHPVLRVVTMMNVRSHVIVDAAISPYRRGEIPLAMPFINALPDNSVTLLDKGFYGADLLLSLHNSGINRHWLLPAKKGVKYTLLDDKESSDMLVEMKTSPQARKKNPNLPEKWTVRAVTYEVQGKSKTVFTSLPRDKYDAQSVAELYHERWEIELGYRDIKSSMQHNALVLRSKTVDLVYQELWGLLLGYNLVRREASQAAVEHGRLPNEISFKYACQFIASQLKVMSKAVSLGNTPKRLKSLRGDLSILFIDKRPKPNRPRAVKISKTRYPVNRNAAPLK, encoded by the coding sequence ATGTCTATTCAAAACTTCTTTGCCGACTTCCTCGAAGAAAACCCTGTCGATGTAGCTCAGCTCACCACATTCTCTGAACATATTCCTGATGAGTGGGTCGCTAAAGCAGCCTCTCTGTCTGATAAAGCGACAATCCGTCGACGCCGACTACCGAGTGATATGGTTTTGTGGTTAATTGTTGGTATGGCTTTTTTCCGTAATGAACCCATTGCCGAAGTCGCACGGAGAATGAACGTCTGTGCTGATGGCCTTGCTGATGAAGAACTGTTGGCAAAGAGCGCTTTAACCCAAGCAAGACAGCGCTTAGGTAAAGCAGCACCAGAATGGCTGTTTAAGCAATGCGGAAAAACATGGGGGCTTGAGCGATACCCTGATGATACTTGGCAAGGCCTACAGGTTTTTGCTGTAGATGGTGCTCTTTTTAGAACAGCTGACACACCCGAATTAAGAGAACATTTTGGCTCTGGTAATACGTCTAGCAACAGGCAAACACCTCATCCAGTATTGAGGGTTGTGACAATGATGAATGTTCGCTCTCATGTCATCGTTGATGCAGCGATAAGCCCGTATCGCCGAGGTGAAATCCCTCTAGCGATGCCCTTCATCAACGCTTTACCAGACAACTCTGTGACATTACTGGATAAAGGGTTTTATGGAGCAGATTTACTACTTTCTCTTCACAACAGTGGAATAAATAGACATTGGCTTCTCCCTGCAAAGAAAGGAGTCAAATATACCCTACTGGACGATAAAGAAAGCAGTGACATGCTAGTAGAGATGAAGACCTCTCCACAGGCTCGTAAGAAGAACCCTAATCTTCCTGAGAAATGGACAGTCAGGGCGGTCACTTACGAGGTCCAAGGTAAATCCAAGACGGTGTTTACCTCTCTTCCTAGAGACAAGTATGACGCTCAATCCGTGGCAGAGCTTTATCATGAAAGGTGGGAGATAGAATTAGGTTATCGTGATATCAAGAGTTCGATGCAACATAACGCTTTAGTGTTGAGAAGCAAAACAGTCGATCTCGTCTATCAAGAGCTATGGGGACTGCTACTTGGTTATAACTTGGTGAGACGAGAAGCTAGTCAAGCCGCAGTTGAACACGGGCGCTTACCTAATGAAATAAGTTTTAAGTATGCTTGCCAATTTATAGCCAGCCAGCTCAAAGTGATGAGTAAAGCGGTATCCTTAGGTAACACGCCGAAACGCTTAAAGAGCCTTCGAGGCGACCTATCCATCCTCTTTATAGACAAACGCCCTAAGCCAAACCGGCCTAGGGCGGTAAAAATATCAAAAACCCGATACCCTGTTAATCGCAACGCTGCTCCTCTTAAATGA
- a CDS encoding PilT/PilU family type 4a pilus ATPase gives MPIIDDVLNHMLELKASDLYLTVGAPVLYRVDGDLKSRGEVLTEQAIHELLQAVMDIELQREYHSSKEANFAIVKPIGRFRVSAFFQRELPGAVIRRIETNIPSFEELSLPDVLQDLAIAKRGLVLIVGATGSGKSTTMAAMTGYRNHNRCGHILTVEDPIEFVHEHQKCIVTQREVGLDTESYDVALKNSLRQAPDMILIGEIRTRSTMEYAMAFAETGHLCMATLHANNANQALERILHLVPKERKEQFLFDLSTNLRGIIAQQLIRDKNGRGRHGVFEVLLNSPRIAELIRKGSLHEIKAAMSKSKEVGMQTFDQALYDLVLADKINQSDALHSADSPNDLRLMLKLQSNDAKQQGGLTGIKIDMS, from the coding sequence ATGCCAATCATTGATGATGTTCTTAATCATATGCTGGAGCTTAAAGCCTCAGATCTCTATTTAACTGTCGGAGCACCTGTACTCTATCGTGTCGATGGTGACTTAAAGTCTAGAGGGGAAGTACTTACTGAGCAGGCCATTCATGAATTACTGCAAGCAGTGATGGATATCGAGCTGCAACGTGAATACCATTCGAGTAAAGAAGCCAACTTTGCCATTGTAAAACCCATTGGCCGTTTTCGTGTCAGTGCCTTTTTCCAGCGAGAGCTACCTGGCGCTGTCATTCGGCGTATTGAAACGAACATTCCTAGCTTTGAAGAGCTGTCACTCCCCGACGTACTGCAAGACTTAGCGATTGCAAAACGGGGGCTGGTACTCATTGTTGGTGCAACCGGATCTGGTAAATCAACCACCATGGCAGCAATGACTGGCTACCGTAACCACAACCGCTGTGGACATATCCTTACGGTTGAAGACCCTATTGAATTTGTTCATGAGCACCAGAAGTGCATTGTAACGCAAAGAGAAGTAGGCCTAGATACGGAAAGCTACGACGTGGCGTTAAAAAACTCCCTAAGGCAAGCACCCGATATGATCCTTATTGGTGAAATCCGTACTCGCTCAACAATGGAGTATGCTATGGCCTTTGCAGAAACTGGGCACCTTTGCATGGCAACCTTACACGCTAACAATGCAAACCAAGCGCTAGAAAGAATACTCCACTTAGTACCAAAGGAACGTAAAGAGCAATTTCTCTTCGATCTCTCCACCAACCTAAGAGGCATCATCGCCCAACAATTAATAAGGGACAAAAACGGCCGTGGTCGACACGGTGTATTTGAAGTGTTGCTGAATAGCCCAAGAATTGCCGAGTTAATACGTAAAGGCAGTCTTCATGAGATAAAAGCGGCAATGAGTAAAAGCAAAGAGGTAGGGATGCAGACCTTTGACCAAGCCCTCTATGACCTAGTCCTAGCGGACAAAATCAATCAAAGCGATGCATTGCACAGTGCCGATTCACCGAATGATCTAAGACTGATGCTCAAGCTTCAAAGTAATGACGCTAAACAGCAAGGTGGTTTGACTGGCATTAAAATAGACATGAGTTAA
- the proC gene encoding pyrroline-5-carboxylate reductase: MEQRKVAFIGAGNMTRSIVAGLVASGYEPNCITATNRSEAKLTALQQDYGVQVTTDNVEAAKQADVIVMAVKPQLMEEVAKPLQSVDFSNKLVISIAAGINVARMQQMFACELNLIRVMPNTPSLVGKGMSGLFASPVTPDADKQFAGQLMQAVGKVCWVEQESGINDVIAAAGSAPAYFFLFMEAIQQQAIASGFDSDSARLLVQQTALGAATMVTENPDIDLATLRQQVTSKGGTTAEAVRTFEESDIRGIVAKAMQAAVARAEEMEKLF, translated from the coding sequence ATGGAACAAAGAAAAGTCGCCTTTATTGGAGCGGGCAATATGACGCGCTCGATTGTTGCTGGTTTAGTGGCAAGTGGATACGAACCAAACTGTATCACTGCAACGAACCGAAGCGAGGCGAAACTGACGGCATTGCAACAAGACTATGGCGTTCAGGTTACGACAGACAATGTTGAAGCAGCGAAGCAAGCTGACGTTATTGTTATGGCGGTTAAGCCTCAGTTGATGGAAGAGGTAGCCAAACCGCTTCAGTCTGTCGACTTTAGCAATAAACTCGTGATTTCAATTGCGGCAGGAATCAATGTCGCTCGAATGCAGCAAATGTTCGCGTGTGAGTTGAATTTGATCCGCGTGATGCCAAACACGCCTTCACTGGTCGGTAAAGGCATGAGTGGCCTATTTGCCTCTCCTGTTACCCCAGATGCGGATAAACAGTTTGCAGGGCAGTTGATGCAAGCGGTAGGAAAGGTGTGCTGGGTCGAACAAGAGTCGGGCATCAACGATGTGATTGCAGCAGCAGGTAGCGCTCCCGCCTATTTCTTCTTGTTTATGGAAGCAATTCAACAACAAGCAATCGCCAGTGGCTTTGACAGCGACAGCGCTCGTTTGTTAGTGCAGCAAACGGCGCTAGGCGCAGCCACTATGGTGACTGAGAACCCAGATATTGATTTGGCGACACTGCGCCAGCAAGTGACTTCAAAAGGTGGAACCACAGCAGAAGCTGTACGCACCTTTGAAGAAAGTGATATTCGTGGCATTGTAGCCAAAGCGATGCAGGCGGCAGTGGCGCGTGCAGAAGAAATGGAAAAACTGTTCTAA